The following are encoded in a window of Caldicellulosiruptor danielii genomic DNA:
- a CDS encoding ABC transporter ATP-binding protein yields the protein MSLYIESLKCGYTKPIVEVANGIEFKEGKVYGIIGPNGSGKSTFIKALAGIVKIFEGKVFYNQTDIFSLSDIERAKIISYMPQSVFSNFPFTVFDIVMMGRYPHEKSRFSNDKKSKKVAEEKIDMVELTAKKYSSILQISGGERQRTSFARVLAQESKVLLLDEPNSNLDITHQEKILDIVKDEVKLGKIAIMALHNIKLAAKFCDIVFLMKNGKIIDFGTPQDVINANNIKKVYNTEAIVYKNPFGIFDIELIQKEYENGIHVHVVAGGGQGQAVYKLLVEMGFKVTTGVLATNDTDFETAQALSIYTIFTKPFMPIGEKEYIENVELIKKADFCILCDIPFGIQNVKNLEALKFAKKLFIIEQEDISNRDFTNGIATSLYNSLKEKAVVLNTLEELKHVLQREEKK from the coding sequence ATGTCTCTTTATATAGAAAGTCTAAAGTGTGGGTATACAAAACCCATAGTAGAGGTTGCAAATGGAATAGAATTTAAAGAAGGAAAGGTCTATGGGATAATTGGTCCAAATGGAAGCGGAAAAAGTACATTTATTAAGGCCTTGGCAGGGATTGTTAAAATATTTGAAGGAAAGGTTTTTTATAATCAAACTGATATATTTTCACTTTCTGATATTGAACGAGCAAAGATTATATCATATATGCCCCAAAGTGTATTCTCAAACTTTCCTTTTACAGTGTTTGACATTGTAATGATGGGAAGATACCCACACGAAAAGAGTAGGTTTTCAAACGACAAAAAAAGCAAGAAAGTTGCTGAAGAAAAGATAGATATGGTTGAATTAACAGCAAAAAAGTATTCAAGCATCTTGCAGATTTCAGGTGGTGAGAGGCAAAGAACTTCATTTGCAAGAGTACTTGCCCAAGAGAGCAAAGTTTTGCTTTTAGATGAGCCAAATTCAAACCTTGACATTACACATCAAGAAAAGATTTTGGATATTGTAAAGGATGAAGTAAAATTAGGCAAGATTGCAATAATGGCACTTCACAACATTAAACTTGCGGCAAAGTTTTGCGACATTGTTTTTTTAATGAAAAATGGAAAAATTATAGACTTTGGAACACCACAAGATGTGATAAATGCAAATAATATAAAAAAGGTGTACAATACCGAAGCAATTGTCTATAAAAATCCCTTTGGAATATTTGACATTGAGCTAATTCAAAAAGAATATGAAAATGGTATTCATGTACATGTTGTAGCAGGTGGTGGCCAAGGACAAGCAGTTTATAAACTTTTGGTTGAGATGGGGTTCAAGGTTACAACAGGTGTTCTTGCAACAAATGACACAGACTTTGAAACTGCTCAGGCACTTTCTATATACACAATTTTCACAAAGCCGTTTATGCCAATTGGAGAAAAAGAGTACATTGAAAATGTTGAGCTAATAAAGAAAGCAGATTTTTGTATTCTGTGCGATATTCCGTTTGGGATTCAGAATGTAAAAAATCTTGAAGCCCTGAAGTTTGCAAAGAAACTATTTATTATAGAACAAGAAGATATTTCAAATCGTGACTTTACAAATGGAATAGCAACAAGTCTTTACAATAGCCTAAAAGAAAAAGCTGTTGTTTTAAATACCTTAGAGGAGCTAAAACACGTACTTCAAAGGGAGGAGAAAAAGTAA
- a CDS encoding FecCD family ABC transporter permease, producing MKKVFVVLCVILLIVFVISIGVGSVFIPPLRVLKALFSLIGFKVAGVSQMDLTIIGQIRLPRIIIAMIVGMSLSVAGALVQGLYRNPVADPGIIGTSSGASLGAISCIALSLNTISIFYLPIFSFVGALGVSFLVYKLATKNGKTPILNLILIGIAVSTFISSINSLILSNINQYQVSEYIFWMLGGLDSRSWTHVKISFVPLVILILCSLIFAKRINILILGEEESYTIGVNPERLKKQLLILVSLLTGIAVSVSGAISFVGLITPHILRLIVGSDYRKLIPASILGGGIFLIVCDTIARVLFSPIEVKVGIITSIVGAPYFLYLLKKRENEVTI from the coding sequence TATCCCTCCCCTTCGTGTTTTAAAGGCACTTTTTTCACTCATTGGTTTTAAAGTAGCTGGGGTCAGCCAGATGGATTTGACAATTATAGGCCAGATTAGACTTCCCAGAATAATAATTGCTATGATTGTAGGCATGAGCTTGTCTGTTGCAGGAGCACTTGTGCAGGGGCTTTACAGAAACCCTGTGGCAGATCCAGGTATAATTGGAACATCAAGCGGTGCGAGCTTAGGGGCAATTTCTTGTATTGCTCTTTCGCTCAACACCATAAGCATTTTTTATTTACCTATATTTTCATTTGTTGGCGCTCTTGGTGTTTCTTTTTTAGTGTACAAGCTTGCAACAAAAAACGGAAAAACTCCTATTTTGAATCTGATATTAATTGGTATTGCTGTATCTACTTTTATATCTTCAATAAATTCCCTTATCCTTTCAAACATCAACCAGTACCAGGTAAGCGAGTATATATTTTGGATGCTGGGTGGGCTTGATAGCCGCAGCTGGACACATGTGAAGATAAGTTTTGTGCCTCTTGTTATTTTGATACTATGTTCGCTTATTTTTGCAAAGAGAATAAACATTCTAATATTAGGAGAAGAAGAAAGCTATACAATTGGTGTTAACCCTGAGAGACTCAAAAAACAGCTTTTAATTTTAGTTTCTCTTTTAACAGGGATTGCAGTTTCAGTGTCAGGTGCGATTTCATTTGTGGGGCTGATAACACCACATATTTTAAGGCTTATTGTGGGAAGTGATTATAGAAAACTCATTCCTGCTTCAATTCTGGGTGGGGGAATTTTTTTGATAGTGTGCGACACAATTGCAAGAGTGCTGTTTTCACCAATTGAAGTAAAGGTTGGAATTATAACCTCAATTGTAGGTGCACCGTACTTTTTGTACCTTTTGAAAAAGCGCGAGAATGAGGTGACAATTTGA